The following proteins are encoded in a genomic region of Lachnospiraceae bacterium KM106-2:
- a CDS encoding periplasmic binding protein/LacI transcriptional regulator produces MSVTIRDVAKEAGVSISTVSKVLNNWTTISSTTVSKVNAAIEKLHYTPNARAVNFAKGSTNNIVFLAALNKDAAYLNPHMFAIMCGANQRLTEAGYTMTLIDSSNESNPGERIHTIISKQLADGIIIHGSSFTKECTELIIEKQYPHIIIGRPDNNSQLCWVDTNHALAGQYAAKHMLACGYTNVAFIGGKTTDYISIQRQKGFLSSMYDYGYSVPDSLIGYTDSSVKDSYDCALDILKSKKPPRAIVCENNTITVGVMKAIEFCNLKIPSEIALLTFDSYPYSTIITPQPTVIDINVYDMGREAGNIILQKVHNPALQVQSFITLPYLNLGQTTMLKNNPL; encoded by the coding sequence ATGTCTGTAACGATACGTGATGTCGCAAAAGAAGCGGGCGTTTCTATCTCAACCGTTTCAAAAGTACTCAATAATTGGACAACAATATCTAGTACAACGGTTTCCAAAGTAAATGCCGCAATTGAGAAATTACATTATACGCCAAATGCCCGTGCGGTAAACTTTGCAAAAGGCTCTACGAATAATATTGTATTTCTAGCTGCTCTAAATAAAGATGCAGCCTATCTAAATCCACATATGTTCGCTATCATGTGTGGCGCTAATCAAAGACTAACAGAAGCCGGCTATACCATGACTCTGATCGATAGCTCAAACGAATCGAATCCTGGTGAGCGGATTCATACGATCATCTCAAAGCAACTCGCTGATGGAATCATCATTCACGGTTCCTCTTTCACAAAAGAATGCACTGAACTTATTATAGAAAAGCAGTATCCACATATTATCATTGGCAGACCGGATAATAATAGCCAACTATGCTGGGTTGATACGAACCATGCTCTTGCCGGACAATATGCAGCCAAACATATGCTTGCCTGCGGATATACCAATGTTGCTTTCATTGGTGGCAAAACAACTGACTACATATCTATTCAACGACAAAAAGGATTTCTAAGTTCTATGTACGACTATGGTTACTCTGTTCCCGACTCTCTCATTGGATACACGGATTCTTCCGTAAAGGACAGTTATGACTGTGCACTAGATATCCTTAAGTCAAAGAAGCCTCCTCGTGCCATCGTTTGTGAGAATAATACAATTACCGTTGGTGTGATGAAAGCGATTGAATTCTGCAATCTCAAAATTCCTTCTGAAATCGCGCTTCTAACCTTCGATAGTTATCCTTACTCAACTATCATTACACCACAGCCAACGGTAATTGATATTAATGTTTATGATATGGGGCGAGAAGCCGGAAATATCATTCTTCAAAAAGTTCATAATCCAGCTCTTCAAGTCCAAAGTTTTATTACTCTGCCCTACCTAAATCTCGGACAGACAACTATGCTAAAAAACAACCCCCTCTAA
- a CDS encoding maltose/maltodextrin ABC transporter, substrate binding periplasmic protein MalE: MKRFISFLLCLLMITSLLAGCGTKKTTTKSGKTDTKGKAEPVTITVWHDGDEAIMKTIETKLNDSLKKDQITVKFEKKTGLSDQLKLYGNDASNGPDMYFYAHDSLGTFVEMGVLAKITDVVGEDTMKDLIPMTVDACKYKNDQYLLPIYFETLLFMYNKDLWKGEVPSTTDELYDYMVKNTDTKASKYAVVNQHSTAYNVAPVINGFGASVLDEKNQPALNSQEMIDAVTYNNKFAKLQADGDYNTVSTLFNEKKAAAIVGGPWLVSGIKKAGINVAYKSLSDFKLPNGNPLAPYSGVQGIGIMKHSVEEKKDALKKVLEVLAKPEVGVELVKTCNCAPANTKSYDDPEVAKNEMVEAIKKTADTAKPMPNVPQISVMWTPTEAMLAAINKSNVKDIKKAADKAQKDAESAVADMK, from the coding sequence ATGAAAAGATTTATTAGTTTTTTACTATGTCTTCTAATGATCACTAGTTTACTTGCTGGATGTGGAACAAAGAAAACAACGACAAAATCGGGAAAGACCGATACCAAGGGAAAGGCAGAACCGGTTACAATTACGGTATGGCATGACGGGGATGAAGCCATTATGAAAACAATTGAAACAAAGCTGAATGATTCCCTGAAAAAGGATCAGATCACCGTTAAGTTTGAAAAGAAAACCGGTTTATCAGATCAATTAAAGTTATATGGTAATGATGCTTCAAATGGACCAGATATGTATTTCTATGCACATGATTCACTAGGAACTTTTGTTGAAATGGGTGTATTAGCAAAGATTACGGATGTGGTCGGTGAGGACACGATGAAAGATTTAATCCCTATGACAGTAGATGCATGTAAATATAAGAATGATCAATACTTACTGCCAATTTACTTCGAAACCTTATTATTTATGTATAACAAGGATTTATGGAAGGGTGAAGTTCCTTCTACAACCGATGAATTATATGATTATATGGTTAAGAATACGGATACAAAGGCTTCTAAATATGCAGTTGTAAACCAGCATTCTACGGCTTATAATGTAGCACCAGTTATCAATGGATTTGGAGCTTCTGTTTTAGATGAGAAGAATCAGCCAGCTTTGAATAGTCAAGAGATGATCGATGCAGTTACATATAATAATAAATTTGCCAAATTACAGGCAGATGGCGATTACAATACGGTATCTACTTTATTCAATGAGAAGAAAGCTGCCGCTATTGTAGGTGGTCCATGGTTAGTTTCAGGAATTAAGAAGGCAGGAATTAATGTAGCATATAAATCATTATCAGATTTTAAGCTTCCTAATGGAAATCCATTAGCTCCTTATTCAGGAGTACAGGGGATTGGTATTATGAAACACTCTGTTGAAGAAAAGAAAGATGCATTAAAGAAAGTACTTGAAGTTTTAGCAAAGCCAGAAGTAGGAGTTGAGTTAGTAAAAACATGTAACTGTGCACCAGCTAATACAAAGTCTTATGATGATCCTGAAGTAGCTAAAAATGAAATGGTAGAAGCAATTAAGAAAACAGCTGATACGGCTAAACCAATGCCTAATGTCCCACAGATCTCTGTTATGTGGACCCCTACAGAGGCTATGTTAGCAGCTATCAATAAATCTAATGTGAAAGATATTAAGAAGGCTGCAGATAAAGCACAAAAAGATGCGGAGTCCGCAGTTGCAGATATGAAATAG
- a CDS encoding maltose/maltodextrin ABC transporter, permease protein MalF, translated as MKNKKKLMPWLFSFPSLILIALIIIFPILYTGYISFTNMNLYHWFDFKMIGFDNYIRALLKLDSGFLMALVVTVLWTVLNMILQVIAAYFIALGLNHKGLKLSRVYKTLLMFPWAMPAYVSILLWRVGMFNTEFGLLNQILKTFGLSEINFLSTNVPAFISCMVLNLWMALPFMIMMIDGAMQSIDQSYYESAKLDGAGFFARNKYITIPAIKPIMAPAVIMTTFTTFKQFDIVYLLTRQKGALTGATFQTILTYSHENAFVSNNYGLSSAVSIIIFIIIILFSLYTNRSLKEENQ; from the coding sequence ATGAAGAATAAGAAGAAGTTAATGCCATGGCTTTTTTCCTTCCCCTCTCTTATTTTGATCGCGCTAATCATTATCTTCCCTATCTTATATACCGGATATATTTCCTTCACTAATATGAATCTATATCACTGGTTTGATTTCAAGATGATAGGATTTGATAACTATATAAGGGCTTTATTAAAATTAGATTCTGGATTCTTAATGGCATTAGTAGTAACCGTATTATGGACTGTGCTCAATATGATCTTACAGGTGATCGCGGCCTATTTCATTGCATTAGGATTAAATCATAAAGGGTTGAAACTTAGTCGGGTTTATAAGACGTTACTAATGTTTCCTTGGGCTATGCCAGCATATGTATCCATTTTATTATGGCGTGTCGGAATGTTTAATACAGAATTTGGTCTATTAAATCAGATACTAAAAACATTTGGTTTATCAGAGATTAATTTCTTATCGACTAATGTGCCAGCTTTTATTTCTTGTATGGTCCTAAATCTTTGGATGGCACTTCCTTTTATGATCATGATGATCGATGGAGCAATGCAGAGTATCGATCAGAGTTATTATGAGAGCGCAAAGCTAGACGGAGCAGGATTCTTTGCACGGAATAAATATATTACGATACCGGCAATTAAGCCAATTATGGCACCAGCAGTCATTATGACTACATTCACTACATTTAAACAATTTGATATCGTATATTTGCTGACGAGACAGAAGGGTGCCTTAACAGGAGCAACGTTCCAGACTATATTAACTTATTCCCATGAGAATGCCTTTGTTTCGAATAACTATGGCTTGTCTTCAGCAGTATCTATTATCATTTTTATCATTATTATTTTATTTTCATTATATACGAATCGGAGTTTAAAGGAGGAGAACCAATGA